Within Streptomyces antibioticus, the genomic segment CTCTCCGCGAACCAGGCATTCGGCTTCTACGCGAGCTGGGCGGACCTCCTGGGCCGGGAGACGGAGGTCGGCGTGGTCGTCGACCACGCGGGCGGCGGCGGGGCGCCGGAGGGGCTCCTGCGGGTCGTCGACACCCGTCAGGTCGACGGGGGCGGCGGCCGGCCGCGGTTCGGCGGGCAGATACAGAAGGTGGCCCTCAACGGCCGTACGACACGCATCGCCACGCCCGCGTACGTGTACCTGCCGCCGGAGTACTTCGACCCGGCGAACCGCACGCGTACGTTCCCCGCGGCGGTCGTGCTCACCGGCTACCCGGGGACGGCCGAGGCGCTGGTGGACAAGCTGCACTACCCGCGCACCGCGCGGCAGCTCGCCAAGGACGGGCGGATGCAGCCGATGATCCTGGTGATGCTGCGGCCCACGGTCGCGCCGCCGCGCGACACGGAGTGCGTGGACATCCCGGACGGGCCGCAGACCGAGTCGTTCTTCGCCGAGGACCTGCCGGAAGCCGTGACGGCCCACTACCGGGTCGGCAGGAAGCCGGGAAGCTGGGGGATCATCGGGGACTCCACGGGAGGCTACTGCGCGCTGAAGCTGGCGATGCATCACCCGGACGTGTACGCGGCGGGCGCGGGCCTGTCGGCGTACTACAAGGCGCCGATCGATCCGACCACGGGCGACCTCTTCCACGGGAACCGCACGCTGCGCGACGAGGCGGATCTGCACTGGTTTCTGAAGAACCGTTCCGCCCCGGACACCTCCCTGCTGGTCACGAGCAGCAAAGTGGGCGAATCCAACTACAAGGCCACGCTGAAGTTCATCGACGAGGTGAAGGCCACGCAGCGGACCCGGATCTCGTCGATCATCCTCGAAAGCGGCGGACACAACTTCAACACCTGGCGGCGGGAGATCCCGCCGACGCTGGAGTGGATCAGCGGGCGTCTGACCGGGGCGTGAACGGCCGTTCCGCACCGTAAATGATCTTGATTTCCGTTGAATGCGTGACCGCTCTGTTTCCCGATGTCCTGTGAAGGCTTCGGTATGGCAGCTTTTTGTGGGGCGGGGCGCCAACAATCGCCTACGCGCGGTAAGTTTCTGGCCATGCCACGTGGACGTCACCGCCATTCCCCGCCTTTGCACAGGCTGCTGCCTCCCTCGGCTATCGCAGGTGTCTCGGTCGTCTGCGCCCTGGGACCATGGCTGTTCACGGAGCCCATGGTGCTCCGAGGTCTGGCCGCGGCCGCCGCGGCCACGGCGCTCGTCGGCGCGTTCGTCATGCGCCGCTGGGACACGCAGGCGGGCCGGCAGGTCGCCGACCTCACGCGCGCGCGGGCGAGCGACGAGTGGCGCTTCGAGGAACGGGTCGCCGAACTGGAGACCGACCTCGACGAATCGCGCGAGCTGCGCGTCAAGCTGGAACAGCGGCTGCGTGCCAAGCGCGCCGAGCTGGCCGGCCTGCGCAACGAGCACGCCGCGTTGCTGCGCCGGTACGCCACCGCGGAGACCGAGCGGGCGACCGCCCTGGAGGGCCGCCGGCTGCTGGAGATAGAGACCACCGCACCGCCCGCGGCCCTGCCCCCGGCGCGTGCGGCGCAGGACGACGCGGTCGAGGCGGTCGACGGGGTCGAGGCGGCCGAGGCCGAGGTCGGGACCGAGACCGAGGCTGATGAGACGGTCGCCGCCGATGACGCGGCTGACGCGGGCGAGTTGGACGAGACGGCCGAGCTGGACGAGTCGGCCGACGCCGCCGACGACACCGACGAGTCCGAGGTCCCTGAGGCGGCCGCCGACGGCGATGAGGACGACGAGGACGCCGCGCACGAGGCGGACGCCCCCGCGGCTTTCTCCCCCGAGGGTTCCAAGCTGTTCCTGCGCGCGCAGGCGGCGTTGGGCAAGTTCGACCCGGACGCGGTGAAGCTCGCCGAGGACACGCCGAACGTCAAGGCCGCCGAGGCTGCCAAGGCCGCCAAGGACGACGACCCGGCCGGTGCGGAGGCCGCGGCGAAGGCGGTCGTCACCGAGACCGCGACGGATGCCGCCGACGGTGACGCGGAACCCGCGCGGGAGGACGAGGCGGAGGGGAAGTCCGAGGCGGCCGTCGAGCACACGCGCGCGGCCGCCCCCCACCCGAACGTCCCGACCGCCCCGGTCGCTTCGACCACGGAGGCCGCCCCGGCCGCCGAGCAGTCCGAGAGCAGCCCCGCTGAGCCCGCGCGGGCCCCGGCCCCGGCCCCGGTGTCCTCGGGTTCGGCCGAGCTGGTGCGGCGTCCGGCCGGGCCGGTGGTGCGGCCCTCCGGGCACTTCACGGTGCCGACCGCCGTCGCCGTCGTCCCCGCCACGCCGCCGATCCGGCGTCCCACCGCCGAGGGCGGCTTCGACTTCTTCGGCACGAAGAGCGAGGCGCCGTCCGACGCCCTCGCGGACGTGCAGAACGAGGACCTCGCCGACGTGGTCGGACAGGAGGCCCTCGCCCTGCACAAGGCCGAGGCGGAGGCGGAGTTCAAGCCCGCCGGTGAGGAGTCGCGCGGCGTGGGCCAGGTGATCGACCTGACCGCGCACGACGAGACCGAGCAGATCGACCTTCAGGGACTGCGCAGCGCCGTCTCCTGAGCCGTCTCCTGAGCCATCCAGCGGTCGGGCCGCGCGTCCCGGCGCCCGGTGCGGGACCGTTCGGCCTGACCGCGGAGCAGCTCCGCGGCCTCCTGAGCGTCCCGCAGCCGGGCCGTGACGGTCTTGTCGGCTCCCGTGTCCACATGGACGTCCGCGAGCCGCCAGAGGCGCTGCCAGGGCCCCTGGGAGAGCCGTACGCTCTGCACCTTGGCGTGCGGGACGAGCGCCAGGTGCCGCCTCAGCAGTCCGTGGCGCGCCGCGAACACCGCGTCCGTGACGGCGATCCCGTGGCCCCGCCACCACACCGGCACACACCGCCCGGCCCGGCGCGGCGGGCGGGACAGCGCCTCGTCCGGCGGGACGGTGACACCGGGCAGCACGCGCGCGACGACCGCCTCCGCCGCCGCGCGCGGGGCGACCGGCAGCAGCACGGAGTTGGACGACCCGGCCACGTCCAGCTCCACCCGCACCCAGCCGCGCCGCCGCCACAGCAGGGGCCGGACGATCCGCACGGTCTGCACGCGCCCCGGCGGCACCGTCTCGTGGGCGCGGTCCAGAAGCCCGTGGTCGATGCGCAGCCCGTCCGGGGAATCGGCCACCCGCCAGTCGTACTCGGCGACGAACCTGCCCACACTGCTCGCGCCCGCCGCGCCCAGCAGCGGCAGCCCGCTCGCCAGGACCGTCACCATGCTGTGCGTGGCCAGCCACAGCAGGGGCGGGACGACCAGCGCGGCGGCCAGCGTGCCCCAGGTCGCGCCGGTCAGCGCGAGCGCGATCGCCAGCTCGCGCGCCGGTACGCGCACGAGTTCGCGTGCCGGCGCCTCGCCCACCTCGTGCGCCGTCTCGGGCGCGAACCCGGCCGCCCGCGCGAGCAGTTCGGCGCGCAGCGCGCGGGCCTCCTCCTCGCCGAGGAAGGCCAGCTCGTCCTTCTTCGCCGCCCCGACGACGTCGAGCCGCAGCTTGGCCACGCCCGCGACGCGCGCGAGGAGCGGCTGGGTGACGTCGATCGCCTGGATGCGCTCCAGCCGGATGTGCGCGGTGCGCCGGAACAGCAAACCGGTACGGATGCGCAACTCGCTGTCGGTCACCGCGAAGTGGGTGAACCACCAGGTCAGGAAGCCGTACGCGGCGGCCGCCGGGAGCAGTACGGCGAGCGCGACCAGCAGGGTCGTGGTGGTCAGCCGGGTGAGCTGCTGCTGCGCCTGGTTCGGATCGTGCGCGGCCCAGCCGACAAGCACCGCGAGCGGCGCCCACGCCCGCCGGAACGGCGTGACGGGATGCAGCCGCCGCTCGGTGACGGGCGGCCGCGCGGAGGGCTCACGGGGCACGCCGCCCGCCTCGGCTGCCGGCCCGTGCTCGGCAGCGGGCCCGCCCTGGGCTGCGGGCCCACGCTCGGCTGACGGTCCGCCCTTGGACGATGGCCCGGCCTCGGCTGTAGGCCCGCCCTCGGGTGACGAGCCACGCTCGGGTGATGGCCCGGCCTCGGCTGCAGGTCTGCCCTCGGCTGCCGACCCGCCCTCGGGTGACGGCCCACGCGCGGACGACGCACCGCCCTCCGACGGAGGCCCTCCCGCGGCCCCCCGCGTCGTCACAGCCCCGCCGATCGGGCCTCGCCGAGTGCCGTGAGCCGGTCGCGCAGCCGTTCCGCCTCGGCCGGGTCCAGGCCCGGGACGGTCGCGTCGGTGGCGGCGGCCGCCGTGTGGAGCTGCACGCTGGCCAGCCCGAAGTGCCGTTCCACGGGCCCGGAGGTCACCTCCACGAGCTGCATCCGCCCGTACGGCACCACGGTCTCCTCCCGCCACAGCACACCCCGGCTGATCAGCAGGTCGTCGGCGCGCTCGGCGTAGCGCCAGGACCGCCAGTTGCGGCCGAGCAGCACCCAGCCCCAGCCGATCCCGGCCAGCGGCAGCAGCGCGAACGCCGCCCACCCGGGCCCCGCGAACAGACCGAGCGGCACCCCGACGGCGACGGCCGCGAGCCCCAGCCACACCACCAGCAGCAGCCGCCGCATCCGCAGCAGCCCGGGCGGCAGTCCGGTCCACACCGGCCCGTCCGCCGCCGTCTCCTCGCCCACCGCGCTCCCCGTCTCCATACGGCCAGCGTACGTAGGGGAGACTGGGCTCATGACTCCTACGACGGAGACCACGGTCGGGATCGGCGGGGCCGCGGAGAGCACCGACATGGTGCTGAACATCGGCCCCCAGCACCCCTCCACGCACGGCGTGCTGCGGCTGCGGCTGGTGCTGGACGGCGAACGCATCCAGCACGCGGAACCGGTGATCGGCTATATGCACCGGGGCGCGGAGAAGCTGTTCGAGGCGCGCGACTACCGGCAGATCGTCATGCTGGCCAACCGCCACGACTGGCTGTCCGCCTTCTCGAACGAACTGGGCGTGGTCCTCGCCGTCGAGCGGATGCTCGGCATGGAGGTCCCCCCGCGCGCGGTGTGGACCCGCACGCTCCTCGCGGAGCTGAACCGGGTCCTCAACCACCTGATGTTCCTCGGCTCCTATCCGCTGGAACTCGGCGGCATCACCCCGGTCTTCTACGCGTTCCGCGAGCGCGAGGTGCTCCAGAACGTCATGGAGGAGGTCTCCGGCGGGCGCATGCACTACATGTTCAACCGCGTCGGCGGCCTCAAGGAGGACCTCCCGGCCGGCTGGACGGCACGCGCGCGTGCGGCCGTCTCCGCGGTGCGCTCGCGCATGGACGTCTACGACGACCTCGTCCTCGGCAACGAGATCTTCCGGGGCCGCACGCGCGGGGTGGGCACGCTCACGCCCCGCGCCGTCCACGCGTACGGCGTGAGCGGGCCGATCGCGCGCGCCGCGGGCGTCGACTTCGACCTGCGCCGCGACGAGCCCTACCTGGCCTACGGGGAGCTGGCGGACACCCTGAAGGTGGTCACCCGGAGCGAGGGGGACTGTCTCGCCCGGTTCGAGTGCCTGCTGGGTCAGACCCACAACGCGCTCGACCTCGCGGACGCCTGTCTGGACCGGATCGCCGAGCTGCCGCCCGGCCCGATCAACCAGCGGCTGCCGAAGGTCCTCAAGGCGCCCGAGGGGCACACGTACGCGTGGACCGAGAACCCGCTCGGCATCAACGGCTACTACCTCGTCAGCAAGGGCGAGAAGACGCCGTACCGGCTGAAGCTGCGGTCGGCCTCCTACAACAACATCCAGGTGCTGACCGAGCTGCTGCCGGGCACGCTCGTCGCGGACATGGTGGCGATCCTGGGGTCGATGTTCTTCGTGGTCGGGGACATCGACAAGTAGCCCGCGCGGCGGCAAGCAGCCCGCGCGGCGGGACGAGCGGCCGCCGGGCGGACGGTCAGGCGGGCTCCCGCGGCAGCGGGTTCGCGATGCCGACCGGCTGGAGGAGCCACGCGAAGTCGCCCAGGCCGCCCGGCGCGGTGAGTTCGGCGGCCTCCCCGGCACCCGCGAGGGCGCGGACGTAGGCCGCGGGGTCCGTGCCGGCGAGCGCGAGCGGGGGGCGCGCGCCGGTGATGCCGAGGGCGCGCAGGGCGGCGTGTTGGGTGAGCAGCGGCGCGGGACCGGGAGCGTCCGCCCCCGCCGTCGCGCACGCGTCCAGTGCCACATGGGCCGTGATGTCGCACGAGCCGTCGGGTACGGGTGCCGTCTCGCGTCCCTCGCGGAAGCCGGTGAGCGTGCCGAAGGGCGGCCGGGCGTCGGCGGTGTGGCCGTAGTCCACCGCCACCGCGAGCCCGCGCGCGACACAGGAGACGGCGGCCGCCCACGCGAGGTCCCGGGGCAGGCCGATCTCCGCGCGCAGGCCCTCCTCGGCCGGCAGCGGCCACCAGCGCGCGAGCCACTCGGCCTCCGCCCCGGAGAGGGGGTCCCCGAGCCGTTCGGTGCCGTCGTCCCGTACGAGCACCAGGCGCGGGACGCCCGCCGGGTCGACCTCGGCGACCTCCACGGGCACGTTGTCGAGCCACTCGTTGGCGAAGAGCAGCCCGGTGACCTGCGGCGGGGGCGCGCTCAGCCAGGTGATCCGGGGAGCGAGGCCCTCGGGGCGGCCGGCGATCTCGACGGCGTACGCGCGTGTGCGGGCCGCCACGTCGGCGGGCAGCGCGGCGAGCACCCCGGTGACCAGTTCGCCCCGCCCCGCGGCCATGTCCACGAAGTCCAGCGTCCCCGGCCGGCCCAGCGCTTCGTCGACCCGGCACAGCAGGCGGGCCACGGCCGTGGCGAACAGGGGCGACGCGTGGACGGACGTACGGAAGTGCCCGGCGGGGCCCTCCGGCCGCCGGTAGAAGCCACGGGCGTCGCTGTCACCCGTACCGCTGCCGCCCTCGCCGTCCGTCCCGTACAGGGCGGACCGTGTCGCCGCACGCCATCCGCGCCATCC encodes:
- a CDS encoding alpha/beta hydrolase; its protein translation is MGLTSNTLLLLSIAFAVVLFVGTVWLWPRLARRTWRAVSGRVGLLFATQLAVFVSVGLSANQAFGFYASWADLLGRETEVGVVVDHAGGGGAPEGLLRVVDTRQVDGGGGRPRFGGQIQKVALNGRTTRIATPAYVYLPPEYFDPANRTRTFPAAVVLTGYPGTAEALVDKLHYPRTARQLAKDGRMQPMILVMLRPTVAPPRDTECVDIPDGPQTESFFAEDLPEAVTAHYRVGRKPGSWGIIGDSTGGYCALKLAMHHPDVYAAGAGLSAYYKAPIDPTTGDLFHGNRTLRDEADLHWFLKNRSAPDTSLLVTSSKVGESNYKATLKFIDEVKATQRTRISSIILESGGHNFNTWRREIPPTLEWISGRLTGA
- a CDS encoding PH domain-containing protein, yielding MPREPSARPPVTERRLHPVTPFRRAWAPLAVLVGWAAHDPNQAQQQLTRLTTTTLLVALAVLLPAAAAYGFLTWWFTHFAVTDSELRIRTGLLFRRTAHIRLERIQAIDVTQPLLARVAGVAKLRLDVVGAAKKDELAFLGEEEARALRAELLARAAGFAPETAHEVGEAPARELVRVPARELAIALALTGATWGTLAAALVVPPLLWLATHSMVTVLASGLPLLGAAGASSVGRFVAEYDWRVADSPDGLRIDHGLLDRAHETVPPGRVQTVRIVRPLLWRRRGWVRVELDVAGSSNSVLLPVAPRAAAEAVVARVLPGVTVPPDEALSRPPRRAGRCVPVWWRGHGIAVTDAVFAARHGLLRRHLALVPHAKVQSVRLSQGPWQRLWRLADVHVDTGADKTVTARLRDAQEAAELLRGQAERSRTGRRDARPDRWMAQETAQETALRSP
- a CDS encoding PH domain-containing protein, with the translated sequence METGSAVGEETAADGPVWTGLPPGLLRMRRLLLVVWLGLAAVAVGVPLGLFAGPGWAAFALLPLAGIGWGWVLLGRNWRSWRYAERADDLLISRGVLWREETVVPYGRMQLVEVTSGPVERHFGLASVQLHTAAAATDATVPGLDPAEAERLRDRLTALGEARSAGL
- a CDS encoding NADH-quinone oxidoreductase subunit D, with protein sequence MTPTTETTVGIGGAAESTDMVLNIGPQHPSTHGVLRLRLVLDGERIQHAEPVIGYMHRGAEKLFEARDYRQIVMLANRHDWLSAFSNELGVVLAVERMLGMEVPPRAVWTRTLLAELNRVLNHLMFLGSYPLELGGITPVFYAFREREVLQNVMEEVSGGRMHYMFNRVGGLKEDLPAGWTARARAAVSAVRSRMDVYDDLVLGNEIFRGRTRGVGTLTPRAVHAYGVSGPIARAAGVDFDLRRDEPYLAYGELADTLKVVTRSEGDCLARFECLLGQTHNALDLADACLDRIAELPPGPINQRLPKVLKAPEGHTYAWTENPLGINGYYLVSKGEKTPYRLKLRSASYNNIQVLTELLPGTLVADMVAILGSMFFVVGDIDK
- a CDS encoding SAM-dependent methyltransferase: MVRDGTGSGGWRGWRAATRSALYGTDGEGGSGTGDSDARGFYRRPEGPAGHFRTSVHASPLFATAVARLLCRVDEALGRPGTLDFVDMAAGRGELVTGVLAALPADVAARTRAYAVEIAGRPEGLAPRITWLSAPPPQVTGLLFANEWLDNVPVEVAEVDPAGVPRLVLVRDDGTERLGDPLSGAEAEWLARWWPLPAEEGLRAEIGLPRDLAWAAAVSCVARGLAVAVDYGHTADARPPFGTLTGFREGRETAPVPDGSCDITAHVALDACATAGADAPGPAPLLTQHAALRALGITGARPPLALAGTDPAAYVRALAGAGEAAELTAPGGLGDFAWLLQPVGIANPLPREPA